One segment of Curtobacterium sp. MR_MD2014 DNA contains the following:
- a CDS encoding glycosyltransferase family 4 protein — protein MRIGIDCRYVRIGRHDGISRFTAGVVAHLPDRHDHVLLVHDERQLASLPDGIPWERIPAPTDAGEPLVARTVNRLGLDAVFSPMQTMGSRGRRYALVLTLHDLIYYRNRTPPREFSWPIRLGWRLFHLSWAPQRLLLNGADGVVTVSETTAGLIERHRLTKRPVTVAYNAADPAVPREPDGSRARTLVYMGSFMPYKNVETLAAALPLLGADWTLHCMSRVSDADRRRLEALAPTGAIVFHDGASDDEYLATLRGATALATASFDEGFGIPLVEAMGVGTPVVVSDVPIFREIGGDAAEYFDPSSPSAVAAAVRRLEDRWDEASRASLERAARFRWQDSAEQVTRAVERAVQDREQR, from the coding sequence CTGCGGATCGGCATCGACTGCCGGTACGTCCGGATCGGTCGGCACGACGGCATCAGCCGCTTCACCGCCGGCGTCGTCGCGCACCTGCCCGACCGGCACGACCACGTCCTGCTCGTGCACGACGAACGGCAGCTCGCGTCGCTGCCCGACGGCATCCCGTGGGAACGCATCCCGGCCCCGACGGACGCGGGGGAGCCGCTCGTGGCCCGGACGGTGAACCGGCTCGGTCTCGACGCGGTCTTCTCACCGATGCAGACCATGGGGTCCCGCGGCCGCCGCTACGCCCTCGTGCTCACGCTGCACGACCTCATCTACTACCGGAACCGCACGCCTCCGCGGGAGTTCTCGTGGCCGATCCGGCTCGGTTGGCGGCTCTTCCACCTGAGTTGGGCGCCGCAACGCCTGCTGCTGAACGGCGCGGACGGCGTCGTGACGGTGTCCGAGACCACCGCGGGGCTCATCGAGCGACACCGTCTGACGAAGCGCCCCGTCACGGTGGCGTACAACGCGGCCGACCCGGCCGTGCCCCGCGAGCCCGACGGGAGCCGTGCGCGGACGCTCGTCTACATGGGGTCGTTCATGCCGTACAAGAACGTCGAGACGCTCGCGGCCGCACTGCCCCTGCTCGGAGCCGACTGGACGCTGCACTGCATGTCGCGGGTGTCCGACGCGGACCGACGACGGCTCGAGGCCCTGGCGCCGACCGGGGCGATCGTCTTCCACGACGGTGCCTCCGACGACGAGTACCTGGCGACCCTGCGCGGGGCGACGGCGCTGGCGACGGCCTCGTTCGACGAGGGTTTCGGCATCCCCCTGGTCGAGGCGATGGGTGTGGGGACCCCGGTGGTCGTCAGCGACGTCCCGATCTTCCGCGAGATCGGCGGGGACGCGGCCGAGTACTTCGACCCGTCGTCGCCGTCCGCGGTGGCAGCGGCGGTGCGGCGACTCGAGGACCGCTGGGACGAGGCATCGCGGGCCTCGCTCGAGCGGGCGGCCCGGTTCCGGTGGCAGGACTCGGCGGAACAGGTGACCCGGGCCGTCGAGCGCGCGGTGCAGGACCGAGAGCAGCGCTGA
- a CDS encoding histidine phosphatase family protein has protein sequence MTTLLTLVRHGETDWNAQRRIQGSTDIPLNDTGRSQAAATALLLGRRRFDAVVASPLSRAFETGAIIARHLGLPEPATHPGLAERSYGEAEGLTDTEVAQRYPHDDVPGRESRSALLARATETLAEIAVRFDAGSVVVATHGAVIRAVVNAAAPGTADRYTTPIRNGSVHSFRWDPERFRAELVRFDDPLDEVSEQTGDESFAEQNPLERR, from the coding sequence GTGACGACGCTCCTCACCCTGGTCCGGCACGGCGAGACCGACTGGAACGCGCAGCGGCGCATCCAGGGATCGACCGACATCCCCCTCAACGACACCGGACGTTCCCAGGCCGCGGCCACCGCGCTGCTCCTCGGTCGCCGACGGTTCGACGCGGTCGTCGCGTCACCGCTGTCACGCGCGTTCGAGACCGGCGCGATCATCGCCCGCCACCTCGGGCTGCCGGAGCCAGCCACCCACCCGGGTCTCGCGGAGCGCTCGTACGGCGAGGCCGAGGGGCTCACCGACACCGAGGTCGCCCAGCGCTACCCGCACGACGACGTCCCCGGACGGGAGTCCCGCTCCGCGCTGCTCGCACGGGCGACCGAGACGCTGGCCGAGATCGCCGTCCGCTTCGACGCGGGGTCGGTCGTGGTCGCCACGCACGGTGCCGTCATCCGGGCCGTCGTCAACGCCGCGGCTCCCGGCACGGCGGACCGGTACACGACGCCGATCCGCAACGGGTCCGTGCACTCCTTCCGCTGGGACCCCGAGCGGTTCCGTGCCGAGCTCGTCCGCTTCGACGACCCGCTCGACGAGGTCTCGGAGCAGACGGGCGATGAGTCCTTCGCCGAGCAGAACCCGCTCGAGCGCCGGTAG
- a CDS encoding 3'-5' exonuclease, which translates to MSGRPWWHALGVFDLETTGVDVETARIVTAHVGLIDMTGRSIAEGAWIADPGIAIPEGAAAVHGYTTERAQAEGRPAGEVVAEIVAAVEAVFARGIPLVIYNAPYDLTVLDREARRHGIASPVIGNVVDPLVMDKALDTYRKGKRTLEAASELYGVTLSDAHDAAADAIAAGRVAQAIAAKYPEELGVSAEELHRKQVGWCAEQATSFQDYMRKKRDPSFTADGRWPHRNGS; encoded by the coding sequence CTGAGCGGTCGTCCCTGGTGGCACGCGCTCGGCGTGTTCGACCTCGAGACCACCGGCGTCGACGTCGAGACCGCCCGCATCGTCACGGCGCACGTCGGCCTGATCGACATGACCGGACGCTCCATCGCGGAGGGTGCCTGGATCGCCGATCCCGGGATCGCGATCCCCGAGGGCGCTGCCGCCGTGCACGGCTACACGACCGAGCGCGCCCAGGCCGAGGGGCGCCCGGCCGGCGAGGTCGTCGCCGAGATCGTGGCAGCGGTCGAGGCCGTGTTCGCGCGCGGCATCCCGCTCGTGATCTACAACGCTCCGTACGACCTGACGGTGCTCGACCGCGAGGCCCGACGGCACGGCATCGCCTCCCCCGTCATCGGCAACGTCGTCGACCCGCTCGTGATGGACAAGGCGCTCGACACCTACCGCAAGGGCAAGCGCACGCTCGAGGCAGCGTCCGAGCTCTACGGCGTGACGTTGTCCGACGCCCACGACGCCGCCGCGGACGCGATCGCTGCCGGGCGTGTCGCGCAGGCCATCGCGGCGAAGTACCCGGAGGAGCTCGGTGTCTCCGCCGAGGAGCTGCACCGCAAGCAGGTCGGCTGGTGTGCCGAGCAGGCCACCTCGTTCCAGGACTACATGCGGAAGAAGCGCGACCCCTCGTTCACCGCCGACGGTCGCTGGCCGCACCGCAACGGCTCGTAG
- a CDS encoding type B 50S ribosomal protein L31 has translation MKTDTHPEYNAIVFRDLASGETFLTRSTATSDKTIELDGATYPVIDVEISSASHPFYTGKQRILDSAGRVEKFNQRFKGFSK, from the coding sequence ATGAAGACCGACACCCACCCCGAGTACAACGCCATCGTCTTCCGCGACCTGGCCTCCGGTGAGACGTTCCTGACGCGTTCGACCGCGACCAGCGACAAGACCATCGAGCTCGACGGTGCGACCTACCCGGTCATCGACGTCGAGATCTCGTCGGCGTCGCACCCGTTCTACACGGGCAAGCAGCGCATCCTCGACTCGGCCGGTCGCGTCGAGAAGTTCAACCAGCGCTTCAAGGGCTTCAGCAAGTAA
- a CDS encoding alpha/beta fold hydrolase, which produces MQPPVISPYQSLVAATPVVHRAVTLDGRTTHYWEYGPVDATETVLAVHGFRGDHHGLETIAAHLRGVRVVVPDLPGFGISDPLPVSDVDAYVGWLTGFHRALALGPETVVLGHSFGSIVTAATVAAGLHTRLLVLVNPIAAPALQGPRAVGTGIAISYYRAGAVLPRPLGLGLLRNRAIVRAMSLAMLKSRDRDLRRWVHDQHDRYFSAFADRTSVLEAFRTSVTHDVSEYADRIDVPVLLVAAEHDDITALPEQRALASRLRDAELVVVPDVGHLVHYETPGAAADAVLRRMAEPTARRRAGRGNPRRTRSTAPQQAPDTSAASPSAGGTPGESAS; this is translated from the coding sequence ATGCAACCACCCGTGATCTCCCCGTACCAGTCGCTCGTCGCCGCGACACCGGTCGTGCACCGGGCCGTGACCCTCGACGGCCGCACCACGCACTACTGGGAGTACGGGCCGGTCGACGCGACCGAGACGGTCCTCGCCGTGCACGGGTTCCGCGGCGACCACCACGGACTCGAGACGATCGCCGCCCACCTCCGGGGCGTCCGCGTGGTCGTCCCCGACCTGCCCGGCTTCGGGATCTCCGACCCGCTGCCGGTCTCCGACGTCGACGCCTACGTCGGGTGGCTCACCGGGTTCCACCGCGCGCTCGCCCTGGGTCCCGAAACCGTGGTGCTCGGACACTCCTTCGGGTCGATCGTCACGGCGGCCACCGTCGCGGCCGGCCTCCACACCCGGCTGCTCGTGCTGGTGAACCCGATCGCGGCACCCGCGCTGCAGGGGCCCCGGGCCGTCGGCACCGGCATCGCGATCAGCTACTACCGGGCCGGCGCGGTGCTCCCCAGGCCGCTCGGACTCGGGCTGCTCCGGAACCGCGCGATCGTGCGGGCGATGAGCCTCGCCATGCTGAAGTCACGCGACCGCGACCTGCGGCGATGGGTGCACGACCAGCACGACCGGTACTTCTCGGCGTTCGCGGACCGCACGAGCGTGCTCGAGGCGTTCCGCACCTCGGTCACGCACGACGTGTCCGAGTACGCCGACCGCATCGACGTCCCCGTGCTGCTGGTCGCCGCGGAGCACGACGACATCACGGCCTTGCCCGAGCAGCGTGCACTCGCTTCCCGACTCCGCGACGCCGAGCTCGTCGTGGTGCCCGACGTGGGACACCTCGTGCACTACGAGACGCCCGGAGCCGCCGCCGACGCGGTGCTCCGTCGCATGGCCGAGCCGACGGCCCGCCGTCGTGCCGGACGTGGGAACCCGCGCAGGACGAGGTCCACCGCACCGCAGCAGGCTCCCGACACGTCGGCGGCGTCACCGTCGGCCGGCGGCACCCCGGGGGAGTCCGCGTCGTGA
- the treS gene encoding maltose alpha-D-glucosyltransferase: protein MTFTAPIQLPGLTLDPQWYKRSVFYECMIRSFVDSNGDGIGDIQGVIGKLDYLQWLGVDAIWLPPFFQSPMRDGGYDISDYRAILPEFGTLDDFRELVTKSHERNMRIVIDMVINHTSDQHEWFQQSREDPDGPYGDFYVWRDTDEHYENIRIIFVDTEESNWTFDPVRRQFFFHRFFSHQPDLNFENPAVVEAVYDVVRHWLDLGVDGLRLDAIPYLFESEEGNGEGEPETHEFIKKLRAMVDDEYPGRVLLAEANQWPRETAAFFGTDEEPECHMAFDFPVMPRIFYSLRAQHAAELKAILSETLDVPEKAAWGVFLRNHDELTLEMVSEEYRQAMYGWYGYDPRMRSNIGIRRRLAPLLDNSRAELELIHALLFSLPGSPFLYYGDEIGMGDNIWLSDRDSSRTPMQWTPDRNAGFSTADPGKLYLPVVQSLVYNYAQVNVEAQLAQSRSLLHWVRNVIHVRKAHPVFGLGSLHVQDTTNDSVLAFVRSWEGSGQQFGPSAEDVLCVFSFATNPTSVTISAPEFAGRPLYDLFGGGSFPAFDEDGNVTLTMGTQSFYWLHVGAPVGV, encoded by the coding sequence TTGACCTTCACGGCCCCGATCCAGCTGCCCGGCCTGACCCTGGACCCGCAGTGGTACAAGCGCTCGGTCTTCTACGAGTGCATGATCCGCTCGTTCGTCGACTCGAACGGCGACGGCATCGGGGACATCCAGGGCGTCATCGGCAAGCTCGACTACCTGCAGTGGCTCGGCGTCGACGCCATCTGGCTGCCGCCGTTCTTCCAGTCCCCGATGCGCGACGGCGGGTACGACATCTCCGACTACCGGGCGATCCTGCCCGAGTTCGGCACGCTCGACGACTTCCGCGAGCTCGTCACGAAGTCGCACGAGCGGAACATGCGCATCGTCATCGACATGGTGATCAACCACACCTCCGACCAGCACGAGTGGTTCCAGCAGTCCCGCGAGGACCCGGACGGCCCCTACGGCGACTTCTACGTGTGGCGTGACACCGACGAGCACTACGAGAACATCCGCATCATCTTCGTGGACACCGAGGAGTCGAACTGGACCTTCGACCCGGTCCGCCGGCAGTTCTTCTTCCACCGGTTCTTCTCGCACCAGCCCGACCTCAACTTCGAGAACCCGGCCGTGGTCGAGGCCGTCTACGACGTCGTGCGGCACTGGCTCGACCTCGGTGTGGACGGGCTGCGGCTCGACGCCATCCCCTACCTCTTCGAGTCCGAGGAGGGCAACGGCGAGGGCGAGCCGGAGACCCACGAGTTCATCAAGAAGCTCCGGGCCATGGTCGACGACGAGTACCCCGGGCGTGTCCTGCTCGCCGAGGCGAACCAGTGGCCGCGTGAGACCGCCGCGTTCTTCGGCACCGACGAGGAGCCGGAGTGCCACATGGCGTTCGACTTCCCGGTGATGCCGCGCATCTTCTACTCGCTCCGCGCGCAGCACGCCGCCGAGCTCAAGGCGATCCTGTCCGAGACCCTCGACGTCCCCGAGAAGGCCGCCTGGGGGGTGTTCCTCCGCAACCACGACGAGCTCACGCTCGAGATGGTCAGCGAGGAGTACCGCCAGGCGATGTACGGCTGGTACGGCTACGACCCGCGCATGCGGTCGAACATCGGCATCCGTCGTCGCCTCGCTCCCCTGCTCGACAACTCACGCGCCGAGCTCGAGCTCATCCACGCCCTGCTGTTCTCGCTGCCCGGGTCGCCGTTCCTGTACTACGGGGACGAGATCGGCATGGGCGACAACATCTGGCTGTCGGACCGCGACTCCTCGCGCACGCCGATGCAGTGGACCCCGGACCGCAACGCGGGCTTCTCGACCGCCGACCCGGGCAAGCTGTACCTGCCGGTCGTGCAGTCGCTCGTCTACAACTACGCGCAGGTCAACGTCGAGGCGCAGCTCGCCCAGTCCCGCTCCCTGCTGCACTGGGTCCGCAACGTCATCCACGTCCGCAAGGCGCACCCGGTCTTCGGCCTGGGCTCGCTGCACGTGCAGGACACCACCAACGACTCGGTGCTCGCGTTCGTCCGGTCGTGGGAGGGGTCCGGGCAGCAGTTCGGCCCGTCCGCCGAGGACGTCCTCTGCGTGTTCTCCTTCGCCACCAACCCGACGTCGGTGACGATCTCGGCGCCGGAGTTCGCCGGACGGCCGCTGTACGACCTGTTCGGCGGCGGGTCGTTCCCCGCGTTCGACGAGGACGGCAACGTCACCCTCACCATGGGGACGCAGTCGTTCTACTGGCTGCACGTGGGCGCGCCGGTCGGCGTGTAG
- a CDS encoding ABC transporter ATP-binding protein, which yields MPSVVRLSDVSVVRNGATILDGISWEVQDDERWVVLGANGAGKTTLLQVAGAQTFPTSGSVEVLGTELGGADLFELRPRIGFASTALARRIPVTEKVVDVVLTAAYSVTGRWNEEYEELDVRRAQRVLDEWGLGDFTDRTFGELSDGEQKRVQIARAVMTDPEVLFLDEPAASLDLGARESLVRTLGGYAQSSDSPAIVIVTHHVEEIPEGFTHALVLADGGIQAAGPIDEVLTAPTLSQAFGVELTVSKDAGRYTARAA from the coding sequence ATGCCCTCGGTCGTGCGCTTGTCAGACGTCTCCGTGGTCCGCAACGGGGCCACCATCCTCGACGGGATCTCGTGGGAGGTGCAGGACGACGAACGCTGGGTGGTGCTCGGTGCCAACGGCGCCGGCAAGACCACGCTGCTGCAGGTGGCCGGTGCCCAGACGTTCCCGACGTCGGGCAGTGTCGAGGTGCTCGGCACCGAGCTCGGCGGCGCGGACCTGTTCGAGCTGCGTCCGCGCATCGGCTTCGCGTCGACCGCCCTCGCCCGCCGGATCCCGGTCACCGAGAAGGTCGTCGACGTCGTGCTCACCGCCGCGTACTCGGTCACCGGTCGCTGGAACGAGGAGTACGAGGAGCTCGACGTCCGCCGCGCCCAGCGGGTGCTCGACGAGTGGGGCCTCGGTGACTTCACCGACCGCACGTTCGGTGAGCTGAGCGACGGCGAGCAGAAGCGCGTGCAGATCGCGCGCGCCGTGATGACCGATCCCGAGGTGCTGTTCCTCGACGAGCCGGCTGCCTCGCTCGACCTCGGTGCGCGCGAGAGCTTGGTGCGCACGCTCGGCGGCTACGCGCAGAGCAGCGACTCGCCGGCGATCGTCATCGTCACCCACCACGTGGAGGAGATCCCCGAGGGCTTCACGCACGCCCTCGTGCTCGCCGACGGTGGGATCCAGGCCGCCGGCCCCATCGACGAGGTCCTGACGGCTCCCACGCTGTCCCAGGCCTTCGGCGTGGAGCTGACCGTCTCGAAGGACGCCGGTCGGTACACGGCGCGCGCGGCCTGA